gaaagACATAATCCTAATTTCTGGAAGCATTTAGAAGGGATTGCTgttagttcttttttgtttttggtttttttggagacagcgtttctctgtgtagctttgcgccttttcctggagctcgctctgtagaccaggctgacctcgaactcacagagatccacctgcctctgcctcccgagtgctgggattaaaggcgtgcaccaccaccgcccagctgttagTTCTTTAAATATCTAGCAAAAATCCCCTTGAAGCAACATGGAAGTGGATTTCCTTGAGAGATGTATTTTTGGGGGACTAGCactatttccattttctattttattgagtcAGTTTAACATGGAATTTCCATTTCCTCTAAGTTGTCTAAATTTCCTGGCATGTCATGGTGTCCCTTATACGAGTGAACCAGAGGTCTTCCCCTGGGATGCCTTCCCTCAGAGCACCTTCTCCCAAGGGACAGGAACCTTTCCGTGAGTTCCCAGCCATCTTATGGTTACTGTTTTCATAGTAGAGTATAATTAGCTGCTGTCCTGTTTGTCTGATCCTTCTCTTGGCCCAAACTATGAGATCCTCGAGTTGGGGATGATGTATTGGTTTCTGTTTATCTCTGACACCCAAGAGAATGAGCCTATCTCTCATACACATATTCTTCAACCAACAAATGATTGTGTACCCCACTCTTGAGCAGGGCAAGCTATGAGAAACAAAGTAGTATAGTCTGAGTGAGTGAGTATTATAAAATCAAGATGGTGTGGGATTTCAATGACTTTCCCCAGGGTTACCACAAATGTGAGGCACCAGAAAGCACATCTGCCTTATTGGACTGAAGAGGGGCTTTTCTGAAAGCACCTCTCTTAAAGGTATGCTGGTCCTCTCAATTCTGTGTTCTGTCTGTCATCCTCTGGTGATCACCCAGGAAATGCGCTGTCTCACATGCTACGAGGTGGCGTCTGCTGACCTGTCTCTATTCCTCTTTTTCAAGCAGCCTGTGATTCTCTGGCTGACACCGTGTTCAACACCGTGTGGACCCTGGGCTGCCGACCCTTTATGAACAGTCAGCGGGCAGCTTGCATCTgtgcagaggaggagaaagaagagttaTGAAGACATGATTCTTCCAGGCTTTGAGTGACACCATGGCTCTGTTTCAGAGATGGTGGTGGACAGAAGGGCTGTCCTTTCTTCCAACCCTTTGGAGACTATGGGCTGGAGAAGGGAGACAGCAAGCCTTGTCCTTTGAGGAAAGTTAAGAAAAAGAGATGCAGAGGCTGAAGACTGTCCACTCTAACACTGGTCTCCCAGTCAAGACTCATGAGCCTGGaaattcagttctcagaacaGCAAGCAGATACCACGCCATTCCTAGATCTGATCACGATAGTCACAAGCGAAATCTGGGGGAACCCAAACATTTGGGAGACAATGACTTTCCTCTGGCCCATGTTTCAGTTGCCAGTGAGCACCTCACATTTAATAAAGTGCACTTTTTAGAAAACGTGAAGAGAGATGAATGAATTCCATTCTCACCATTAGTTCTATTTCACTTACCGAGAACAGAATCTGGCCTGGTAAGTTCTGCCAATGAGGATTCTCACGGGGGCTCGAGAGACAACAGGTGGGAGAGCAGAGGCTTGGCTGATGAAGGTGGGCTGGAATTAGGGCCCCGAGGTTCCATTTCTCCCTCCAGTAGCCTGCCTCAGGTGGCAAGTTTGGTCTGCCCTGGTTGGTATGCTCAGACTCCTAGCTGTGTGAGAATCATTTGAAGATCTGAGATGTGTCTGGTTAGGGCTAGAAGACATGCTTGCAGCTGACAGGGAGTGACAGGCCAGTCCCTAAATTGTGGCCCTCAGTACTGACCATGGATTAGGAGTTCGTGTGGACCCTCTAAATGGAGGCAGCCAAGACTCTGTTTGCTGTTCCTGGGCCACCTATGACACTCTGCAGGTGTCCTGTTGCCCTGAGAATCTGGACCATAATTAGCCAACAAAGTCACACAGGCCAGCTTCAGTCCAAGGCCCGCTGTTTTGTGTGGCCATTGAGAACACAGCCATGATCACTTGTTTaggtttgtttctatttgtttaaaGCTGCTCTCACCCTGTAAcatcagagaaagagaggtaTGACAGAGACCAAAGATCCCAACGTCTAAAATAGTCACCATTGACCATTTATAGAGAAgcatttctgttctctgaccccaattCCCACTTCTTCTCTTCCTAATTTCATTAAGCTGAACCAGAATTGCCAATCACCCCCACggtaattaaagagaaaaagaaggaactgTTCATTGCAACCgctttgagaaagaaaaagaaatctttgctTATCATCTTATAAAGTCAGTTGTTAACTGGAATGTCAAGGAGCCGTATTCAACCGCAGATAACATTTATCTTTGTAGTTTATgatatttatttcaataaaatttattGAGCACCTGCAAAGTAAGAGTATGGTATAATTTGATACCCTTTCCTATTGTGTTACCTAACCAAAGGCACAGAATATCAATGTTCAGGGCATATGGGACCAAAATTTAGTTGTGCTTATAGTTCAATCCAGCCATCGAACCACTTATATGCATGCTGACAATTTTTTAAATcgttttatttcatatgtatgaatgttttgcttgcatgtatgtctacacaccacatgcatgtctggtgtctgagggaggaggtcagaagaggccatcgaatatcctggaactggagttacagacagatgtgagccaccatgtgggtactgggaattgaacccaggtcctctgcaagagcatccaaTGTTCTTATGCATCttatgaatttgtttttattaataaacttTCAACTCTCCTATAAATATTCTGTACTGGGGTTGGAATTTCAGGgcataattattatatattaaggAGATCATGGGTTATAGTTTTAGTAATtcatttttttaggtttttaaattAGAATACTATTCCCAGCACCTCATTTACCATAAATGAGGTATTTTattgtgagaaagaaaaagagaacatgagggaGTTGTCCTTCTGTGAGGACAACATAGTTCTTCAAACCCAGAAACTGAAGCCCACCTAGGTCACGGGTCAGTAGCGACAAAACCCAGAGACAAAACCAGCTAATCAATCCTTTCATGTGGTAGGAGGGTTGTCTTAACTCACAGTACATGGTTTAAAGAAGCCAGGTGTTCTGGGAGGTTCTCTGCTGTTCTCAGAGGACCTAGGAGGACATTCCAGAGAGGAAGGTGGCTGGAAGCAGGGACTAGTCCTCCCAGTCGATGGTGATGGGGCCGCCAGTCAGTGTCTGGCTCTGCAGCCCAGCAGAGTCCTCGTCTTCCCCCACCTCACGACGCACTCGCCGGTGGCACCCCTGGGCACAGCGGGAGCGTTCATCCAGAACCCCACAAACAAGGACACGGCAGTGAAGAAATACCTCCTGGAAGGAAGGTAATGATGGAAAAGCTGGGGTGCCAACTGTCACGTAGGCGATGGCTGAGAGCCATACACAGTACCCCATGTTCCCCAAGTGCCATCTCGGCCACGGCAGCAACAACTCAAGATGGCAGTGACAGTCTTGTATTCATGGACAGAAAAGTGAGACTTAGGAAAAGGAAATTGCCCAATCTACAAGTTGAGAAATGTGGCCAAGTTGAGGGGGGGCAGTCACGTGGGTGACCTCAAAACCTAGGCCCACAACTTTGGCATGCTGAAGAGACCTTAGGGGAGCATGTCTCCTGTCAGTTCCTGGGCTGGAGTAACACTGGGGGCGAGGACTTCTCTTGTAAAGGAGGGAGTCCTTTCCAGAAGGATCTGCCTAGAGCAGGTTCAGCTACTGAGCTGGAGTTCTGGAACAACAACACAGCTTGAAAGGACACTTAGTGGCAACGTGGAAAAGAATACTGCTTTGTTGTGCTTCATTTGGGCTGTGTTTCCACATGGGTAACAGCAGCAAAAGCTCCATCTGGTCAATCCCAGCCTTTTGCCAGCTTgacccatacatacacatgctcTTATGACACTTTCTGCATGCCTGCTTTTCTCATGTTCCTAATTTAAAAACTCCTTAATGTTGTACTACATTGATACAGTTATGCTTCTTTGGGGGCCCCTTTCTCCCTCTTATGACCACGTTCTATAAACATATCCagcaaactgttttgtttttgtgacattgCCAAAAATGTATTTAGACAAAGCCTTATGCTGAGTTAATGATTATGGCTTACTAGCAGGTAACTTACTTCCAAAAAATTCAATTTACACTGTTGCTGTTCACTTCCTATGGCTTGGTAATTGGTTGTTTCCCACACATTCCATGGGGAACATTCCATATTATTGTGTGCTATGCTTAGCATTGTGAGTTCTAGTCTCTTCCCAGTCCGTTGCTGCCATTCTAGGAGATTCCTGTCTAAATCTTTTGTTGAACTGACATTAACACTGGATTTCCCCCCTTACCTGCCCACAAAGATTTCAAACTATGGTCTTAAAATATTCTCTGTGCACAGTCCTTTTATGCAGGAGTTGGGTGGGGCAGGCAACTGTAACATGTATGAACACCGAGTTTCTTGGTAGCCAGTTTAACTATATTCCCCCAGAGAATAGCAGAAGCTAACCACAGGCTCTTAGAATGTCAACACATCAAGTCAATGAGAAGGAAGGCTCAGGCATGAGGCTGTGAGACAAAGGTGTTCAGCTTACCTTGTGATCTTTGCCCACAAACTTGAAGACAGGGACCTGGAAGTGCTTTGCTAGGTGATCCCGGGATGAGTACTGCTTCACTGAGTCATCGGAGACGCAGCTGAAAGTGGGACAGATAGTGTGTCAGACTTGCCTGCCTCCACAGAGTAGGAAACAATCCCGGCTAAGGCATTTGGTGCAGGGAGAGGTAAAGTGGGTGGAGCGTGCTGGGCTGCACACCAGCCTCAGGAGAACAAAGGGTGAACAGCAGCCCTTCCTGGCAAAGGCATCTTCGGACCTCATTAATTAGGGCTAAGTATGTCTTCCTATCCTTTATTCATGGAGCCTCAGAGAGTACAGCCCTTCTTGCTTGATTAAAGGCTTTATGTGTTAGAAGCACCAAAGTGTCTTTCAGAGAGACCCTTGGCGACTCAGGTTGTCTTTCCATTGGTGATACATTGTTGGAATCTGGTTAATATAGTTCCCAGTGTGAGAAGGCTCTTCTTTAACTTAACACCCATATCCTATAAGGGACACAGGCCCCAGGAGGGGGTACAGAGGACAATGAGCCATCTGTGCACCCACATTTAAGCTTCTCAGGTGACAACTGGCCTcaaatggtttcttttcttttcccaaatgtAACAGCAAGCTGCCCTTCACAGTCTGTGGTCTTTGTCTTCAGTCAGGTTGACACATTGCTATGAGGTTCCTGTCATGGTCAACTGGAGAAGGGACACATTAACTGACAGGCTAAGGCTGTGATTTTAGGTATTAATGCACATTTTCTCCTGAGAAGCCAAGACTACCTTTGTGTGATTTGTCCCATTTtgtgtctttgtgcatgtgtgcatgtacatgaatgttcacacacacacacacacacacacacacacacacacacacagatttttctcttttgtatgtaCTAAGGATCAAGGGAGAAACAGCACAGCTTCTTTGAATTATCTAACAGAAGGTGACAGTCCTTCACCTGGAGTCCAAATAACATCTAGATAAGCAGATTTCCCCAGCATTGAGACAGCAGGTGACTCATCCCCAGCGAGCGTAACAGCATCGGCTTCTCAGCTGATCTCAATGCTCCAAGGACTCTGAACCCACTGTTCAAGGCAGCATGGAAGTAGCTGTGGTGAAAGGAAAACTAGAAGCTGAAGCAGACGAGAAACTTCCAGGGGAACTGGGCCAACAAGGGAAGGGAAGATCCGGAGAAATGTTGTGTGGCATACACTCGACCCTTCTCCCATTCAGGAGGCTGCAGTTCCTGACCACAGGAGATGTGTCCCAGCTGCCATTTAGGCCAAGAAAGAACAGAACCTTGATATTAATTTGAGGAGCAGTTAGATTTTTGTTGATGCCACCACATACCTACAAACCCCAACCTTTCAGTGAGGCCACCAAAATCTCGATATTTATTCCCCAGAATCAACCAAGAATTTCTTCTCTTTGCAACACTACTcacttcatttcttatttttattttggtgtgtatgtatgtttgatgTATGTTCATGTTCATatgggtgtatgcatgtgtccatgtgggtacacacgtgtgcatgtgtggaggcaagaggtcaatgtcaggtgtttttctcagtctctctccacaTTAAttattgaggcaaggtctctcacccTGGAGCTCATAGATTAGgtagacagggtctgtcactgagcctggagctcatagATTAGgtagacagggtctgtcactgagcctggaactcatagattaGGGAGAGAGGGTctgtcactgagcctggagctcatagATTAGGTAGACTGTTTAACCCAGGTGCAGTGGGcttctgggttctggggatctgaactcatgtcctcatccTTGTGATAGGCACTTCAggcactgagccattttcccagtccCCACTATCAAACTTCCTGAAAGTGGAGTCTAGATGAGCTGTTTCAGTGTCTCCCacagccctccccctccctgaCTTCTGGCCCCTCTGAGCAAGTTAGCTCATCCTAGTCATATGTCCTTTGCCTGTAGTTCTGACTTTGTTCGTGAGACTACCACACATTTCTAGTGGCCCCACTGAACTTCTCCCTAGGCATTCTGTAGGCATTTCAAGTATAAAATTATTCGCTATGTTTTATGATCAAATTCAATTGTACTTcaaatctgctttttaaaaattacataataatttaaaaaatataataattgcaattaaattattttatcatttattattagtaaatatagttatttattatgaaaatataatataccatatattatacacacacaccacacacacacacacacacacacacacacacacacacacacacacacacacacagagtgaggcAGTGCTCACCCGTCCTGGATCAGGTAGTACTTGAGTATCTCATCCATCTTGGCAGTGGGCGTGGCGAAGCAGCTCTCCACCAGGCTCTCCAGGCCGCTCACGTGCACCAGGGGCTCAATGCCGAAGTAGAGTGAGTCGCGAAGCTTGAGTGTGGGCAGAGTCTCCCTGTACGGCTCCTCGAACTCGTGGTCCTTGAATATCTCCAGCGTGAAGGGGAAGATGCCGTGGTTTCGGCTCCTGATTTCCAGAGGCGCATTGCGCAGGTTGGGCACGTATCCTTCAGAGATCGTGTACAGTCTTGGGAATTCACAGGTCACTGGGATCAGCAGTTCGCTGGTCCGAATGATGATGTCCCCGCTGCTGCCAGGGGTCTGCTTGGGCAGCCCTGTCACGAGGTTGCTGGCCACGATTTTGTCATTCACCACCTGTGCCAGTCCGAGGTGAATGGAGATTGTGAGATTTATTTCTAGTTACCTTTCTTCTTACCTTAACATCCTCCAAACACCTGATATGTCAAATATCACAGATTTTGTTCCTTATGCCAGAGGGGCTTTGGGTTTGAGTGAATGCGTTTTGAGATGGGGGCTGTTTATGTCGCCCAGGCCCTTTCTCTCTTTGTTGGTTAGTAAGACAGTCGGACTAAGCCAGCATGCTGGCTACTTCTTGGTTGGCCCAGGCATCCCTCTGGTGCATTAGGTATGAAACTGATCCAGGGAGATAACCAGCAAATCCCAAGCTCTGGCATCCAGAAGAGGACAGCACTACATGCTCTCTTGGCAGGAATTCCAGACTTAGGATTTCGCTGTTTCTAAGTATCCCTGGATTCATCCCGAATCTGCACCCGCCTTGGTGCTGAGGATTTTCAGTTGTTTACCCTGGCCTGTTTCTACTCTCCCAGCAGGGAGTGGTACCGGGGCTATTCTATCAGGTTATCCACAGAAACCATCCACACAGCTTGCCTCAGTGGGGAACCCATGTTCCTCCAGTAGCTACCTTGAATCTCACCCACAGCAATCTGCCCTCTGACTCACTTCTCAGAACTCATAAATGATCACTAAGGCCTCTGCACTGACCTGTAAGCAGACCTCTGTACATCATCCGTCTTGCACACTGCAGGATCACAGCCCCCAGCTGAATCCTATTTTTGTGGACTCAAACCTGCTATTTCTTCCTACCACACAAAGCAAGCCTTTGGAAGCAATCTCTACCCCATGTCCTTTCCAATGTCATTTTCTGGTGAGGATTCCTTGTAGGGCAGGCTGCAAGGAATTTTCCCTAGCATGGACCTGGAGAATCCCTTAAGATTCTGCTCCTGTGTTCCCCATCAAAAGGTTCTTTGCCTCTTTGCTTGTGGGAGCTACACACACTTCTACCCACATCTAGGCCAGACGTCCTTTTCATGGACTCCTGGAGTCCCTGTCATGTGTCATACAGCCCAGcccttatttacattttttaatgattttttaaaaagatttatttacatattatgtatacagaagagggtgccagatctcattatagatggttgtgagccaccctgtgattgctgggaattgaactcaggacctctggaagagcagtcagtgctcttaacatctgagccatctctccagccccttatttacattttatgtgtTGACTGACATCTCAGTACTGCTGTGAGCTTCCTCAGGTAGGTACCCTCTGAGTTTCCAGTATGAGGGTCTGAGCAtgtttggaaaacaaacaaacaaacaaatcataaacCTTTTAACCTCAGCCTATCACAAAAGAACCACCAGCCCTTTGGTCCCTATCATCCCTAGTCTCCAAATAATTGACTACAGAAGGTGGATCCTGCCTCTTGGTACCACTGGAGTTGATGTAGGAAAACACCTTGCATACAGGTTGCTCAGGGCTGTGTAAGAACAGGGATGGCTGAGTTGCTCATTCCATACCTCACAGTTCCAGGACCATGGTGCAGGGCATGTGTTTGGAGCTCAGTTCTTTTGTGGGAACCTGTCTCACTGACACAAGCCACACTTTATGCCCTCTGTCAACTGCCTTCCCAAGTAGGGAACTTGGGTCATTCCCTAAGTATCCACTGGGGCACCTACATCAACCACTGTGCCGCAGGTCTTGAGGGAGAAGACGATGTTGACGTGGGTGCCATTGGACACTCCTCGGCAGGAGTTGTTGGTCAGGAAGAGCTCCAGGCCACCAACCAGATCCCTGGGGACACTCACTTCGATGGCGTTGGACTTGCACAACACAGGGACTGTGGGAGAGGGGATTCTGTTAGAACATGAAACGTGGCTTGGGGGAAAAGGCTAAGGAAGACTTCTAGGGGAAAGCTTTCTCCTCCATGCAACCTGCactttctgttccttcctccaggAAAGGGCTTGAAGCAAGTTGATGCACATAGTCGGGATCACTAACTCCCAAGATTATGGTCAATGATGTTCCTCAAATCACATATTCCTTTTAGCAGGAAATAGTGTGATTAAGCTTCAGCTCAACAAACTCCTGTCCAAAGTGTGGCTGGCATGATTCCATGGAGTGAGACACCCAAGGATAAACTTTAATGCCAACACAGTTTACTGGCAACCCAGGAAAGTCACTGCCAACATGGATTTAAAAGGCACAACAGACCTGCTGTGTTTTGACCATTAATTACCGCCCCATTAAACAGGTGATAAACAGTGTTCCTGCACTCTGGAAACCTTTCAAATTGTCCTTGAGCTACTCAATAAACTGTAAAGTCTGACTATAAATTCCactttaatttaataataaaaagagtttGCTTTTCTGTAGCATTCCTGCCCCGTGTCCTCTGACCCTGCAAACACCCTGAAGGAGACTCGGTCCCCCCTCGTTGCCCCCCCAACCTGTGAGCATACATCTCAGCAGTGAGATGCATGAAGAAATCAGAAACAGGAGGAGCTTGGTCAGTGTTTGCTGGCTGCTGGAATTATTATCCCAGACACCGAGAACTAGAAAACAATTTTCAGAACATATCAATGAGGGAAGAATCTATCATTTATCATCTTTCAATCTAGTTTGGACCCATGAAACTGTTGAATAAGGACTGGGTCAACACTTCCAAATTGAGCGGTAGTTGTACCGTGCTATAGAAATCAGAGGACTCAGAGGCCAACAGCAAAGGAAAGTTAGCtttttttgacttttaaaaaaagagagacctCCTTTCACTcctgtctgtttttgagacaagtctcactgtgtagctcaggttggccttgccCTCAGGCAGGGCTctggtctccacctcccaagttctgagattacagatagGAGCCGCCATCACACCCTGCAGGAGTGCTCTGAATGATTCCAGAATGGTGACTCAGGAACTCATGGCGCTCAGAGAGTCAGTGTTCTGAAAGATAAGAATCTGACCGTCttggaggagggagggcaaagGTCGAGTGGGGGAGGGTGTGTGGATCCACAGGGAGTGAAACCTTGCAGTCTATACTTTAACTTTGACACAGTCACCTAATGGATTTAGAAAGACATAGAGGTCATGTCTACCTTGGCAGGTGTGGTTATCTTCAGACAGCACCAAGCCCCTGGGACACTCACACTGATAACCCCTCTCAGACTCAACACAAGAATGGCTGCAGCCGCCATTGTTATTGTGGCATCCTTCAATGTCTGCAAAGGGAACCAACAACAAACACGTCACCATGCGACCCTCTGCTGCAGGAATCCTAGCGTATCACCAGAGCTGATCCTGGATTCATGGCAGAATCCCTGCGCTCTAATGTGGTAGGTGAAACACGAGGCAAACCCAGAAAACACCCGTTAAAGGCTGTGACCGCCAAGAGTGACCTGACCCTCCATCCACAGCAACACTCAGCGAGGCGCTCCAGGCATTTTGTAGAGTGTCTCTCAGTTTCTCccatgtttttctgttgtttttctcatGATTAGAGTGAGGTCATGGATATTTATGACTAAGACCCAAAAGCCATTTCTTAACTGTTGTACcatttaatatattcatatacGTTAAAATTCTATAGACATATTGATGAATAAGAAGTGACTGAGTagggccgagcagtggtggcacaggtctttaatcccagcactttggaggcggAGGAGGGTTGGTctatatatcaagttccaggccagctgagaGTACATAAagagagcctctctctctctcaaaaaacaaaacaaaacaaaaaccaacaaaaaaaacccccaacattaatatgtgttttctttctaataGAAGGCTTCTCTTCAGCGCTGGGGATCACCGGGGTGCTCACCACACTCACTCAGCACCCTGCTGCCTCCACCTGAAAAATGGCCCCTTctgaagtcattttatttctctaagtTGCAATTTCAATATTTGTAAGATGAAGGGGTAACGCTAACTGATCACACGGCGCATTTTCAGATGTAAAAATGCACAAGGAAAAATAGACCAAAAAATCCAAATTGCCTTAAAAGATTTCAGCCCCTCGGGTTGGTGGAGCGAAATGTTCAGAGTGGGAACACCTAGTGACAGAGATTGAGGATCATTTGTATTGCCCCCTTcacttttctctattttcctaTTTATATCATAAACTATTCAAATTtacttgaaaatttaaaagtataattaatttttaaaaaagctataaCCATTTAATAACCACACCAAATAAACAGATACCTT
The sequence above is drawn from the Onychomys torridus chromosome 18, mOncTor1.1, whole genome shotgun sequence genome and encodes:
- the Oit3 gene encoding oncoprotein-induced transcript 3 protein; its protein translation is MPLFLLLTCLLTTSTPVSPIALDPCSAYVSLNEPWRNTDHQFDESQSQPLCDNHMDGEWYRFTGMAGDAMPTFCIPENHCGTHAPVWLNGSHPLESDGIVQRQACASFKGNCCLWNTTVEVKACPGGYYVYRLAKPSVCFHVYCGHFYDICDEDCQGSCLDTTECACAPGTSLGPDGQTCFDENECEQNNGGCSEICVNLKNSHRCACGVGRVLRSDGKTCEDIEGCHNNNGGCSHSCVESERGYQCECPRGLVLSEDNHTCQVPVLCKSNAIEVSVPRDLVGGLELFLTNNSCRGVSNGTHVNIVFSLKTCGTVVDVVNDKIVASNLVTGLPKQTPGSSGDIIIRTSELLIPVTCEFPRLYTISEGYVPNLRNAPLEIRSRNHGIFPFTLEIFKDHEFEEPYRETLPTLKLRDSLYFGIEPLVHVSGLESLVESCFATPTAKMDEILKYYLIQDGCVSDDSVKQYSSRDHLAKHFQVPVFKFVGKDHKEVFLHCRVLVCGVLDERSRCAQGCHRRVRREVGEDEDSAGLQSQTLTGGPITIDWED